One genomic segment of Rhizorhabdus phycosphaerae includes these proteins:
- the thrC gene encoding threonine synthase — MQYVSTRGSAPRLGFEDVTLAGLASDGGLYVPDQWPSFTTAEIAAMRGLSYVDTAVAVMRPFVAGALDDAELKALCETAYGRFAHAAVVPLKQLDHRQWLLELFHGPTLAFKDVALQLLGLLFERFLAKRDTHLTVIGATSGDTGSAAIDALAGRAKVDIFMLHPKGRVSEVQRRQMTTVLAPNVHNIAIEGSFDDAQALVKAMFADAGFASRFNLSAVNSINWARLMAQIVYYFYTAVQLGAPDRPVAFSVPTGNFGDVFAGYVAARMGLPVAKLIVATNVNDILHRALSAGDYSVGTVTATAAPSMDIQVSSNFERLLFDLHGRDGGALAATMKGFESSRRLDIPAAMRSEAAALFSSARVDADRMQMAMRWAHDRAGEIIDPHSAIGLAAAQDADLDPAIPIVTLATAHPAKFGDAVERATGVRPTLPARIGELFERQERYVVLPAEIGAIEQFVADQSVAAV; from the coding sequence ATGCAGTATGTCAGCACCAGGGGTTCAGCCCCCCGCCTTGGATTCGAAGACGTCACGCTCGCGGGCCTCGCCTCCGACGGCGGGCTTTATGTCCCCGATCAGTGGCCGAGCTTTACGACCGCCGAGATCGCGGCGATGCGCGGCCTGTCCTATGTCGATACGGCGGTCGCGGTCATGCGGCCCTTCGTGGCTGGCGCGCTCGACGACGCCGAACTGAAGGCCCTGTGCGAGACCGCTTATGGCCGCTTCGCCCATGCCGCCGTCGTGCCGCTCAAGCAGCTCGATCATCGCCAGTGGCTGCTCGAGCTGTTCCACGGCCCGACCCTCGCCTTCAAAGACGTCGCGCTCCAGCTGCTCGGCCTGCTGTTCGAGCGCTTTCTGGCCAAGCGCGACACCCACCTGACCGTGATCGGCGCGACCAGCGGCGACACGGGGTCTGCAGCGATCGACGCGCTTGCGGGCCGCGCCAAGGTCGACATCTTCATGCTTCACCCCAAGGGCCGCGTGTCCGAGGTGCAGCGCCGCCAGATGACGACGGTACTGGCGCCCAACGTCCACAATATCGCGATCGAAGGCAGCTTCGACGACGCTCAGGCGCTGGTGAAGGCGATGTTCGCCGATGCCGGCTTCGCCAGCCGGTTCAACCTGTCGGCCGTCAATTCGATCAACTGGGCGCGGCTGATGGCCCAGATCGTCTATTATTTCTACACGGCCGTACAGCTCGGCGCACCCGACCGGCCGGTCGCCTTCTCGGTGCCGACGGGCAATTTCGGCGACGTCTTCGCCGGCTATGTGGCGGCCCGCATGGGCCTGCCCGTCGCCAAGCTGATCGTTGCAACCAACGTCAACGACATCCTCCACCGTGCCCTGTCGGCCGGGGATTATTCGGTTGGCACGGTCACCGCCACGGCGGCGCCCTCGATGGACATCCAAGTCAGCTCGAATTTCGAGCGCCTGCTGTTCGACCTGCACGGCCGCGATGGCGGTGCGCTCGCCGCGACGATGAAGGGCTTCGAGTCCAGCCGGCGCCTCGACATTCCCGCCGCGATGCGCAGCGAAGCCGCCGCGCTCTTCTCCAGCGCCCGCGTCGATGCCGACCGGATGCAGATGGCGATGCGCTGGGCACATGACCGCGCCGGCGAGATCATCGATCCGCACAGCGCGATCGGCCTCGCCGCCGCGCAGGACGCCGATCTCGACCCGGCGATCCCGATCGTCACGCTGGCGACCGCCCATCCCGCCAAATTCGGCGACGCGGTCGAGCGGGCGACGGGCGTCCGCCCGACGCTGCCTGCCCGGATCGGCGAGTTGTTCGAACGGCAGGAACGCTATGTCGTTCTTCCGGCAGAGATCGGGGCGATCGAGCAATTCGTCGCCGACCAGTCGGTGGCAGCGGTCTGA
- a CDS encoding DUF4919 domain-containing protein: MIDGRLVAMALMSMLAMASVAEAGEASRRLHIARILTNGDGQSPDSAFRITSAADERDVLAALKVEPRSRSLVLHETKALAKVSAIDEHGGDVVIWFDVDAMAFEPR; encoded by the coding sequence ATGATCGATGGCCGCCTCGTGGCGATGGCGCTGATGTCGATGCTGGCTATGGCGTCTGTCGCGGAAGCGGGAGAGGCGTCTCGACGCTTACATATTGCCCGCATCCTGACCAATGGAGACGGACAATCGCCCGATAGCGCCTTCCGGATAACATCGGCAGCGGACGAGAGGGACGTGTTGGCGGCACTGAAGGTCGAGCCCCGGTCCCGTTCGCTCGTTCTTCACGAAACGAAAGCGCTGGCGAAGGTGTCGGCGATCGACGAGCATGGCGGAGACGTCGTGATCTGGTTCGACGTGGACGCCATGGCCTTCGAGCCGCGATAA